Below is a window of Gossypium hirsutum isolate 1008001.06 chromosome A12, Gossypium_hirsutum_v2.1, whole genome shotgun sequence DNA.
GGCTGTTGATTGTGCCAAAAAAGAATTGGTTGTGACCTCCGTTCATCGCGTTCCGGAGCCTGATTTGCTCGAAATATAACACCTGGACCGCCATTTGGACAGGTAACCTTTCGTTCTGTGCTGCATGGCTACAAGCTTCTTGTGATAATTTCTGACAGTCTATTGTTTTGCATAGTCTATAGCGTTCCGAGTCCTTTATGTTCGGATGAACCTGTAAAACAGATTGCTTAATGTTAAACTTAGTCTATGGAAATTGTGGACTATTTAGTACTTTCTTGTGAGACGATCACCTTGAGGAAGATATCGACGGCTCGGTATAGCCCGTCGCTAATGATCCGAGCATGATCAGGAAGTAACTCTGCAAGTGCTATGAATTTTGATGGCAACAAGTTTGTGTCCAGTGCAATTTCTGCAAGGTAAGTGTCAAGTAACTTGGATACTTTGAGGATTGAACTTTGTTTTGGGGATCCAGGACTGTCAAAATCATATGCCATTTCACTTTCATCTCTCATGCGATTATCTTCATCATCATCCTCACCCAAGTTCAAAAATATGGAGAAGATCCTCAAGATCGACTCCGTATCATACATGGTTCCGTGATTGTTACCATATGAATTAGCTGGTATAAGGATATCTTCAAGGATTGCCTGGTCTAGTAGCAGGCCTATCCTCCTCTCTAGATCAGATCTGCATGAAGTGGATGCTGATGAAGCTATTGCAGTTTTCAGTAAACTAGACAGGAAAGCCATGGGAACTGAGCTCCTCCTTGATTGAGTTGGCAGTAAGCTAACCATGGCTTCAACAATGACCCTTTGTTTCTTTTGCAGTTCCATGTCCAACAGGCTTCCCCTTACAATGTGAGGGTCCCTAATGACCAGGCCTTGAAGAGAATTATGGGTGTAATTTATCAAAATCTTGCTGATCATATCCTGTTTTAGACCCTTAGACTTCACGGCCGTTAAAACTCGTTGGAAGAACTCGAGATTAAGAACCGACAGTGACTTTCCCCACCAGTCAGATGGCGTTTCCGGTTCGATGTTTGGCATAGTTTTCATTGGAAAGTTGTGATCAAGTTTAAGTAAGCCTGAAGCAAGCTGCTCTTTGCATGCATTATTGGCAATTGCATTGATAAGCCTATTAACCAAGTTGATCTCTTCGGATACAGGCGAGAGGCATTCGCAACGGTGAAGAACAGATATCGAGTTTGATATGTTCGGAAGTACCGTGTCCTTCAGATACGCTTCTGTACGAGCTTCCAAGTTCTTCTGCACAAACTCTTCCGTCATTTCCAAAAAATGCGCTGCACATCGTAACATCGCGACGTTCGATAA
It encodes the following:
- the LOC107930015 gene encoding BTB/POZ domain-containing protein At1g03010 isoform X1, which codes for MGVVTVGELKTSISGKRSFRPSSTIRHAATEWPISDVSSDVTIEIGASSFALHKFPLVSRSGRIRRLLIEAKDATISRMNLSLIPGGPEAFELAAKFCYGINIEITLSNVAMLRCAAHFLEMTEEFVQKNLEARTEAYLKDTVLPNISNSISVLHRCECLSPVSEEINLVNRLINAIANNACKEQLASGLLKLDHNFPMKTMPNIEPETPSDWWGKSLSVLNLEFFQRVLTAVKSKGLKQDMISKILINYTHNSLQGLVIRDPHIVRGSLLDMELQKKQRVIVEAMVSLLPTQSRRSSVPMAFLSSLLKTAIASSASTSCRSDLERRIGLLLDQAILEDILIPANSYGNNHGTMYDTESILRIFSIFLNLGEDDDEDNRMRDESEMAYDFDSPGSPKQSSILKVSKLLDTYLAEIALDTNLLPSKFIALAELLPDHARIISDGLYRAVDIFLKVHPNIKDSERYRLCKTIDCQKLSQEACSHAAQNERLPVQMAVQVLYFEQIRLRNAMNGGHNQFFFGTINSQFPQRSSSGAGSGAISPRDNYASVRRENRELKLEVARMRMRLTDLEKDHVSMKQELVRSHPANKIFKSFTKKLSKQLNSLFRINNLKPIGSKPNAESRFLFQRRRRHSIS
- the LOC107930015 gene encoding BTB/POZ domain-containing protein At1g03010 isoform X3, producing MGVVTVGELKTSISGKRSFRPSSTIRHAATEWPISDVSSDVTIEIGASSFALHKFPLVSRSGRIRRLLIEAKDATISRMNLSLIPGGPEAFELAAKFCYGINIEITLSNVAMLRCAAHFLEMTEEFVQKNLEARTEAYLKDTVLPNISNSISVLHRCECLSPVSEEINLVNRLINAIANNACKEQLASGLLKLDHNFPMKTMPNIEPETPSDWWGKSLSVLNLEFFQRVLTAVKSKGLKQDMISKILINYTHNSLQGLVIRDPHIVRGSLLDMELQKKQRVIVEAMVSLLPTQSRRSSVPMAFLSSLLKTAIASSASTSCRSDLERRIGLLLDQAILEDILIPANSYGNNHGTMYDTESILRIFSIFLNLGEDDDEDNRMRDESEMAYDFDSPGSPKQSSILKVSKLLDTYLAEIALDTNLLPSKFIALAELLPDHARIISDGLYRAVDIFLKVHPNIKDSERYRLCKTIDCQKLSQEACSHAAQNERLPVQMAVQVLYFEQIRLRNAMNGGHNQFFFGTINSQFPQRSSSGAGSGAISPRDNYASVRRENRELKLEVARMRMRLTDLEKDHVSMKQELDQ
- the LOC107930015 gene encoding BTB/POZ domain-containing protein At1g03010 isoform X2 produces the protein MGLQDYAKQNIMISKFLALTSMPISDVSSDVTIEIGASSFALHKFPLVSRSGRIRRLLIEAKDATISRMNLSLIPGGPEAFELAAKFCYGINIEITLSNVAMLRCAAHFLEMTEEFVQKNLEARTEAYLKDTVLPNISNSISVLHRCECLSPVSEEINLVNRLINAIANNACKEQLASGLLKLDHNFPMKTMPNIEPETPSDWWGKSLSVLNLEFFQRVLTAVKSKGLKQDMISKILINYTHNSLQGLVIRDPHIVRGSLLDMELQKKQRVIVEAMVSLLPTQSRRSSVPMAFLSSLLKTAIASSASTSCRSDLERRIGLLLDQAILEDILIPANSYGNNHGTMYDTESILRIFSIFLNLGEDDDEDNRMRDESEMAYDFDSPGSPKQSSILKVSKLLDTYLAEIALDTNLLPSKFIALAELLPDHARIISDGLYRAVDIFLKVHPNIKDSERYRLCKTIDCQKLSQEACSHAAQNERLPVQMAVQVLYFEQIRLRNAMNGGHNQFFFGTINSQFPQRSSSGAGSGAISPRDNYASVRRENRELKLEVARMRMRLTDLEKDHVSMKQELVRSHPANKIFKSFTKKLSKQLNSLFRINNLKPIGSKPNAESRFLFQRRRRHSIS